GGTGGAGGAGGCAGAGGAGGAAGGCGTCGAGTTCCTATTCCTGACGAACCCGGTTAAGATACTCGGCGATGGCAGGGTCGAGGAGGTAGAGCTCATCAGAATGAAGCTTGGAGAGCCGGACGCGAGCGGAAGGAGGAGGCCGATCCCGATAGAGGGCTCGAACTTCAGAGTTAAAGCGGACAACGTGATCCTGGCCATAGGCCAGTACTGCGACGAAGAGTTCTTAAAGGCCCTCGGCATCGAGGCAAGGCGCGGAAAGGCCATCGTTGACGACGTGACGCTCCAGACGAGCGTTCCAGGCGTCTTCGCTGGCGGCGACCTCGTTCTCGGCCCATCGACTGTCATAGAAAGCATAGCCACGGGCAGGAGAGCCGCGATAATGATAGACCTCTACCTCAAAGGCAAGCTTGAGAAGGCAAAAGCCGTTCTCACGGAGCCGGTAAAGCACGTGAAGGACGTAGTTGAGGACAAAGACCTTTATCGGGTTCTCTTCGACCTGAGGCCCTACAACCACTGGAAGAAGGTCACGGAGAAGGACTACGAGCATGTGGAGAGGAAGCCGAGGGCAAAGGTGAAGCTCCTCGATCCCGAAAAGCGGAGGAGAAGCTTTGAGGAAGTCGAACCCGCTTTGACCGAGGAGCAGGTGCTCAAGGAAGCAGAGCGGTGTATGAGCTGCGGCTGTATGGAGGTCTTCCGCTGCAAGCTGAGGGAATACGCAACGCTCTACGACGCGAAGCAGGATGCTTTCGAGGGAGAGCAGAACAAGTTTGAGCTTGATGAGAGCCACCCATGGATCACCCTTGACAACAACAAGTGCGTCCTCTGCGGCCAGTGCGTCAACTTCACCCATGAGGTAGCCGGAGAAGGAGTCGTGGACTACCTCTTCAGGGGCTTCAAGACCATGATTTCACCGCCCCTCGGGGAGAAGCTCGGTGATATGGACGGGAGGTTCATAGGCGAGCTCATCGACATCTGCCCGGTTGGAGCGATTACAGAGAAGCTGCCCTTCATCAAGCCCGGCCCGTGGAAGACGAAAGCCGTTCCAACGGTCTGCAACGGCTGTTCCTTTGCCTGCGAGATGAATATAGAGGTCTACGACGGCATGCTCGTGAGGGCGTCGAGCAGAGCTGTTTCATGGAACCTGCACCTCTGCGACTACTGCCGCTTCGGAAGGCCCTGGGCCGAGGATCTGGCTCAGCCGCTCCTCAACGGGGAGCCCGTAAGCTGGGAGGAGGCCAAAAAGTTCCTTGCCGAGAAGAGCTATGCATTAATCCTGACGCCGGAGCTCACCAACGAGGAGATAGTCTTTTTCAAGGAGTTTGCTGAGAGGAAGGGCATCCCAATAGGTGCGATGGTCGAGGAAGGCCTCTCTACAGCAACCCTCGAGGACATCAGGAAGGCGAAACGCGTTCTCCTCAAGGCCGACGTTGAGAAGTTCCCGCTCCTCAAGATACTGCTGAAGGGCAAGGAAATCGTCGAGGAGGGCTATGATGTAGCCGTGCTCGAGGCCCCGGCTCAGCCGCTTGAAGTCCCAACGCTGATCCTGCATGAAGGCGTCAACGCCGCTGGACTACTGAGAGCTGGGATAAAGGGCATTCCCCAGAGCGATGCCTACGTGGTAATAGGGAGGCCTAAGGGAGAGCTCAAAGGTGAAGTCTTAGTCCTTCCTGCTGGTCTGTGGGCGGAGAAAGCCGGAACGGTCACCAACGCCTTCAACATGGAGCTGAAGGTCGGAAGGGCTAGGGAGGGCTTCAGCCCGGTGGAGCTCTTCCAGTGACTTTTCTTTTACCTCTCTCCATGGATGATTGAAAAAAACGGAAATAACGATTGGAAGCTCAAATAACCGCCGGAACCCCCGGGATTCTCGGGAAGGGCTGAACCTCCGCTATGTGCTCAGCCCCGACCATGTACCTGATGAGCCTCTCGATGCCTATGCCCGCTCCAGCGCTCGGCCTCAGGAGGCCCGCTTTGGCGACCTCGAGGTAGGGTCTGAAGGCGTCGAGGCTTATGCCTGCCTTCTTCATTTTTCTGACTATTACCTCGTACTCCCACTCCCTCTCGCCACCGCTGGAAACCTCTCCGTAGCCCTCCGGTAGGTAGAGGTCGTAGTTCCTGAAGTGGCCGGGCCTTTCGGGGTCCTCCCTGTCGTAGAACTCCCTCTCAATGTCCGTCACCCAGAAGGGCTCGTCCATGGCCTTACTGGCCTCGTCCTCGCTTCCAAACTCGGCCTTAATCTCCTCAAGGGTGAAGCGCTTGAAGGGCGGCCTTACCTTGGGTACTTCCCTCTCCAGTCCCCAGCTCCTAGCTTCCTTGAACAATCCGCTTATCAGCTCCTCTATGAGGCTCATGACGTCGTCCATGCTCGCGTAGGCTATCTCGAAGTCAAGCTGCGTAAACTCGTAGGCGTGTCTGCCATCGTCGGCGCTTCTCCCTTCGAGCCTTATGTTCGGCGAGAGTATGAAGAGCCTGTCAATTCCCATAGCTACCGCCATCTGCTTGTGGAGTATCATGCTGTGGGTCAGCCTCAGCCTCTCGCCGTAGACCTCGACTTCTGGCGGCTTTAGGGCCTCGCTAGCAGCAGGGTCTGGCCAGAGGGGATCGGTTATGGAGCTGAGCATCACCGGGAGCATCCACTTGAAGCCCTTGCCTACCATGTATCTTGTCATATAGTCAATTACTCTCGTCTGGACTTCTATAACTGGTTCAATTTTTCGGGTCACAATTTGGAGAGCGTTCATTTTCATCACCTGGCTTTTGTCAGTGATTTTTACCTTTATGTCTTTTGTGCAAGAAAAGTTGAATTTTGGACAAAATTAGACATAAAATACGGATTAATTTTGAACAAATGTCAGAAAATCACAATTTAATTGACGAAGAGGGGGACGAGTAAACGATAGCGTTATAATGCCCGAGGAGAACCCTATACGGTGGTAAAGCATGGGCGTCTACATATTTACTCCTGAAGACCTCCTGCGCTACGGAACGATAACTGAGGAGCAGCTTGAAGTTCTGAAGAAAGCTCTCCTCGACAGAAAGGATGTTCTAATCGTTGGCTCCAGCAGGTCTGGAAAGACCAAGCTCGTCGAGGCTCTGATTCATCTAATCCCTGAAGACAGAAAAATCGCTGTAATAACGGCCTATGGGGAGTTCAAGCCGTTTAAGCCTAACATAGTAGTCATAGACACGCAGTTCGACTCAAGAAGCCTTGAGGCCCGCACCAAGGATGTCATCGAAAAGATAAAGCGCATAAACCCGGACTACATCGTCATAGACACCATCCACACCGTCCACGTGCCCACGATTCTGAGCGAGCTCCTTGATGACTACACCTTCATAGCGACCTCGCTGGCCATCTCTGGCGATATAATCGAGGAAGTCAAGCACTGGCTAAGGGCAAACAATGACGTCATGAGCAAGTTTGATATTGTGGTCGAACTTAAGAGGGACTTCAGAACTGGAACCAGAAAGATCAACAGGATATACGCTGTCAAAAAGTCGAGAGAAAAAGTGGAGCTCGAGCCGCTTCTTTAGGCTTATTTCCTTATCCTTTTAAGGTCCTTGTGTATCTCTTCCTTCAGTTTGCGGTAGTATTCCATGGATAGATAGCCCCTTTTCCAGCCGGCGTAGAGAGTCACGTTGAACAGAACGGTTATCAGAACTGCTATCAGGAGGGAGTTTACAGTAACACCACCGATGGTCTTCTGGGTTCTCCGGAACATGCCGAGGGAAACATAGTCGTCCACCGTCATGTGTCTCATAGGGAGGTTCTCAACCCTGATGGTGCCGTTCTCTGGAGTCAGCGAGAGCATGTGGTTCCATGTCACGACGTAGACTTTCACGTGGGTTCTCTTCTCGGTGCAGTCGGGGATGGTCTGCCCGTTCCAGAGGCAGCTCCCGTCGGGCTGCATCGTTGCCCATACATCGGTGTGCTCGTAGGTTTGGAGGTATATACTGTTGTTGTCTGGGTAGACCTTCACGACCTCTATATCGTAAGTGTTCCCGCCGTAGACCAAGGAACGGAAGAAGCGGTAGAGCCTGTCGATTATCGTGTTGTGAAAATACTCGTCCTCCCATACGATGTAGTAGTAGATGTTGCCCTTTATGTCCACCATGTATAGAATTCCGTAAGGTTCATCTCCGGGGAAGGTGTGGATGATGGGGGTATACTCTTGAATCTTGGCGCTTTCCCATGGGAGGTAGCCCTCGAGGGAATATCCGCTAGTGTAGAGTCCAACACTCCAAAATATCAGAAGATTGATGAAAAGCCACAGTGCAATCCATCTTTTCTTTGCCATTATTTTTCACTGGAGAAATATAAAGGGAGCATCAGGCCTTAAGCTTTTCTATGACCATCCTCAGGTTGTCGAGCATCTCCCTTATGTCGTCGAATGTCATGTAGCCCATGTTTCCAATCCTGAAGGTCTTCTCGGCGACGCTTCCATAGCCCTTGGCGAGCTCAAAGCCCCTCTCGCGCATAGCGTTGTAGACGTCAACGCCCTTCATTCCCTCAGGAACGACGACGGCAGTGATGGTCGGGCTCTCGTAGCCTGGCTCGGCGAGGATTCCGAGGCCCATCTCCTTGACGCCCTCGCGTATCATCTCGCTCCTCTTCCTGTACATATCGAGCCAGGCCCCTTTGCCGCCCATCTTCTCGATTATCCTGAGGACGACGTTGAGGCCGAATATCTGTGGGAGCGGTGGGGTTGAGGGCGTTCCCTTCTTCTTCTCGTTGAACTTTTTGTAGAGCGGCAGATCAAAGTACCAGCCGCGCTCGGGCATCTTCTCGGCTATCTCAAAAACGCGCTCGCTGACGGCGGCGACGGCAAGACCGGGTGGGACGCCGAAGGCTTTCTGGCTGCTCGCGAAGATGAGGTCGATGTCCCACTTGTCGAACTTTATGTCCGCTCCGCCCATGGCAGAGACGGCATCGACGAAGAGCAGCTTGTCGTGCTCCTTGACGACCTTGGCAAGCTCTGGAAGCGGGTTGAGAACACCTGTGGAGGTCTCATTGTAGGTTATGGTGACGGCCTCGACGTCGGGGTTCTTCTTGAGGACTTCATCAAGCTCCTCTGGCTTGATGGCCTTTCCAGGCTCCTTTTCAAATACAATGGCTTCCCTTCCGTTGGCGTTGACGACGTCAGCAAAGCGCTTTCCAAACGCGCCAATGATCGTGACGAGAACTTTTCCACCGCGCGGAATGGTGTTTCTCACAGCGGCCTCCATAAAGCCCGTTCCAGAGCTCGGGAAGAGGATTATCTCGCCTTTATCGGCCTCAAGGAAGGCTTTGAGCCTGTTGAGGGTATCAACGTGAACTTCCTTTGCCTCAGACGAGCGGTGGCTGAACATCTGGACGCTCATTATCGCGAGAACCTCCGGGAAACAAGCAACAGGGCCGGCCGTGAAGAGCTTGTACTTCGGCTTGACTATCTCGTAGAGCTCCCTGTAAGCGTCCTCATACTGCATGTCGAACCTGAGCTCCATCAGCATCACCTCGGCGGAGGTTGGAGGGGAAATATAAAAAGGGTTCGTTAGTTCCTTCCCGTAACTTATCGAAGCTATGTTCGTTTTGTAGGCAATAAAATGAAGAATTTTCGACCTGACCAAGACTTTTAAAAGCTTCACACTAACGTTTAGAAGGTGGTTTGATGGAGCGCAAACGCCTGGCTGGAATAATCCTGCTCATCATCTCCGCCTTCACCGGAACGATAGCTTTCCGCCTCGCGACTCCGGCGATAGCCTTCTACACGAGGGATATTCTCCAGGCCTCAATGCTCTCGGTCTCCATCGTTTCCATGTCATTTGTCCTGGCAAGGGCATTTTCGTCTGTTCTTGGTGGTCTCACCCTTGAGAGAGGCAGGAAGCTCGTTTACATCGGTGCGCTGGCCATGATGGGCAACGCTCTGGCGGTCCATCTCTACCCCCTCACGAGCACCTGGGTTCAGGTGGCCGGAATAAAGCTTCTCAACGGCTTCCTCAATGGATTGAGCTGGCCAATGGCCCAATTTGTCATAGCAGTGACTACGCCAAACGAGATAAGGGCAAGGGTCACATCGGTTTACTTCCTCTTTGGCAGTATAGCTTCACTCCTCGGCAACTACGTTTACGCCTACACCATTAACCTTGGCTTGTCCGGTCAGATGTGGATCGCCTCTGCATTCTTTGTATTCACCGGCGTGATAATGCTCCTTGCCTACTTCCTGCTCTACGGCTGGATAGTGCCCAAGAGAAAGAAAACGCCCGATGGGGAGAAGCCGAGCCTCAACCCAAAAAGGATTCTCATAATCGCGTCGCTGATGGCGATCATAGTTGCCTTCACCTCCGGTGAGATAACCTACATCTATGTTTCCGAAGCTTTGGGCATGGACAAAGCCAAAACAGCGACGCTTATCGGATGGGCAGGCTTTTTATCGGCACTCCTCAGCTACGTCATCTCCTGGCTCGCCGACGTCAGGAGCGAGAGAAGGATGGTTGTTCTGACGTCAGTTATGGCAGCGGTCTCTCCAATCCTCGCTGCCGTAAAGACTGCTCCGACAGTTTTTCTTGGCATATTTATGGCCCTCTTCGCCTTCCAGAGCTTCAGACCGATTTCGAGGAAAGTCTTGGCTTCATACTATCGCTCTTCATTAGCTATAGGCGGTGTGAACGGAATTCAGAACCTCTCGACTTTCGCAGGGGGAATGCTCTTCGGCCTGGCCTACTCGCTCGGGGAAATAAGCGTGGGCGTAACGTTGAACCTCGCCCTGCTTTCCTTCCTGCCGTTTTCACTGGCACTCCTCTGGGAGTCCGTTAAGCTTAAAGGGACTGGGGAGTAAGATGGGGTGACGGGCTTTCCAAAACTTTTATAAGCCACTCCACTCGCCTAAGTTTAGGCTTAGCTTACGCTCATTTGGAGGTGAGAGTATGGGACTGAGACCAGCCAAGATTGATAGGGACGTTGACAAGCCCGCTTACACGAGGAGGGAATACATACGCGGTGCCCCCGGTCCGAAGATAACCATCTTCGACATGGGCAACCTTTCCGCTGAGTTCCAGTACGAGGTGAGCCTTCACGCTGAGCAGGCCATGCAGATAAGGCAGAA
This genomic window from Thermococcus sp. LS1 contains:
- a CDS encoding NAD(P)-binding protein, with protein sequence MVKIKIDGKTYEVPPEKPLIEFLRELGHLPGFCYGSEIDPYGSCRLCLVKTQRGVTTSCTLKPMDGLEIETFSDEVIEMRRTALELILSDHYGDCIGPCQEGCPAHSDVQGYLALIAMGKYHEAVKLMKEKYILPAVLGRVCPAFCEDACRRNLVDEPLAIRQLKRFAADYDLEHGPWMPEIPTSTGKRVAVVGGGPAGLACAYYLRTMGHEVTIFEAMPELGGMMRYGIPTYRLPRDVLDKDIATVINTGIEVRTNTALGRDITLEELREKYDAVFLGVGAWRSRKMGIPGEDLDGVMHGIEFLRKVNMGEKVELGERVIVVGGGNTAMDVARTALRLGAKVTVVYRRSRAEMPANEREVEEAEEEGVEFLFLTNPVKILGDGRVEEVELIRMKLGEPDASGRRRPIPIEGSNFRVKADNVILAIGQYCDEEFLKALGIEARRGKAIVDDVTLQTSVPGVFAGGDLVLGPSTVIESIATGRRAAIMIDLYLKGKLEKAKAVLTEPVKHVKDVVEDKDLYRVLFDLRPYNHWKKVTEKDYEHVERKPRAKVKLLDPEKRRRSFEEVEPALTEEQVLKEAERCMSCGCMEVFRCKLREYATLYDAKQDAFEGEQNKFELDESHPWITLDNNKCVLCGQCVNFTHEVAGEGVVDYLFRGFKTMISPPLGEKLGDMDGRFIGELIDICPVGAITEKLPFIKPGPWKTKAVPTVCNGCSFACEMNIEVYDGMLVRASSRAVSWNLHLCDYCRFGRPWAEDLAQPLLNGEPVSWEEAKKFLAEKSYALILTPELTNEEIVFFKEFAERKGIPIGAMVEEGLSTATLEDIRKAKRVLLKADVEKFPLLKILLKGKEIVEEGYDVAVLEAPAQPLEVPTLILHEGVNAAGLLRAGIKGIPQSDAYVVIGRPKGELKGEVLVLPAGLWAEKAGTVTNAFNMELKVGRAREGFSPVELFQ
- a CDS encoding asparagine synthetase A; this translates as MKMNALQIVTRKIEPVIEVQTRVIDYMTRYMVGKGFKWMLPVMLSSITDPLWPDPAASEALKPPEVEVYGERLRLTHSMILHKQMAVAMGIDRLFILSPNIRLEGRSADDGRHAYEFTQLDFEIAYASMDDVMSLIEELISGLFKEARSWGLEREVPKVRPPFKRFTLEEIKAEFGSEDEASKAMDEPFWVTDIEREFYDREDPERPGHFRNYDLYLPEGYGEVSSGGEREWEYEVIVRKMKKAGISLDAFRPYLEVAKAGLLRPSAGAGIGIERLIRYMVGAEHIAEVQPFPRIPGVPAVI
- a CDS encoding ATPase, T2SS/T4P/T4SS family, which produces MGVYIFTPEDLLRYGTITEEQLEVLKKALLDRKDVLIVGSSRSGKTKLVEALIHLIPEDRKIAVITAYGEFKPFKPNIVVIDTQFDSRSLEARTKDVIEKIKRINPDYIVIDTIHTVHVPTILSELLDDYTFIATSLAISGDIIEEVKHWLRANNDVMSKFDIVVELKRDFRTGTRKINRIYAVKKSREKVELEPLL
- a CDS encoding alanine--glyoxylate aminotransferase family protein, with translation MELRFDMQYEDAYRELYEIVKPKYKLFTAGPVACFPEVLAIMSVQMFSHRSSEAKEVHVDTLNRLKAFLEADKGEIILFPSSGTGFMEAAVRNTIPRGGKVLVTIIGAFGKRFADVVNANGREAIVFEKEPGKAIKPEELDEVLKKNPDVEAVTITYNETSTGVLNPLPELAKVVKEHDKLLFVDAVSAMGGADIKFDKWDIDLIFASSQKAFGVPPGLAVAAVSERVFEIAEKMPERGWYFDLPLYKKFNEKKKGTPSTPPLPQIFGLNVVLRIIEKMGGKGAWLDMYRKRSEMIREGVKEMGLGILAEPGYESPTITAVVVPEGMKGVDVYNAMRERGFELAKGYGSVAEKTFRIGNMGYMTFDDIREMLDNLRMVIEKLKA
- a CDS encoding MFS transporter produces the protein MERKRLAGIILLIISAFTGTIAFRLATPAIAFYTRDILQASMLSVSIVSMSFVLARAFSSVLGGLTLERGRKLVYIGALAMMGNALAVHLYPLTSTWVQVAGIKLLNGFLNGLSWPMAQFVIAVTTPNEIRARVTSVYFLFGSIASLLGNYVYAYTINLGLSGQMWIASAFFVFTGVIMLLAYFLLYGWIVPKRKKTPDGEKPSLNPKRILIIASLMAIIVAFTSGEITYIYVSEALGMDKAKTATLIGWAGFLSALLSYVISWLADVRSERRMVVLTSVMAAVSPILAAVKTAPTVFLGIFMALFAFQSFRPISRKVLASYYRSSLAIGGVNGIQNLSTFAGGMLFGLAYSLGEISVGVTLNLALLSFLPFSLALLWESVKLKGTGE